A stretch of Flavobacterium sp. N2270 DNA encodes these proteins:
- a CDS encoding ABC transporter ATP-binding protein: MSTVLEAQNINKYFEKPVRFQVLKDINFKIEKGEFVSIMGKSGCGKSTLLYILSTMDTEYEGNILLNNEVISGQTSEQLSYIRNKHIGFVFQFHYLLADFTVLENIMLPAKKLGEKSLEEIEQDAYEKLKLLKIEHLALKKASQVSGGEKQRVAIARALINNPSIIMGDEPTGNLDSSNADNVFKIFRELCDKENMSLLIVTHDEDFAKRTDRIIMMEDGRIVS; this comes from the coding sequence ATGAGTACCGTTTTAGAAGCACAAAACATTAATAAGTATTTTGAAAAGCCTGTTCGTTTTCAAGTTTTAAAAGACATTAACTTTAAAATTGAAAAAGGAGAGTTTGTTTCTATTATGGGTAAATCGGGTTGTGGGAAATCTACCCTACTCTATATTCTTTCTACCATGGATACGGAATATGAAGGAAATATACTTTTAAACAATGAAGTTATAAGTGGACAAACCAGTGAACAGCTTTCCTATATTAGAAATAAGCATATTGGCTTTGTGTTTCAGTTTCATTATTTATTGGCTGATTTTACCGTATTGGAAAACATAATGCTTCCTGCTAAAAAGTTAGGAGAAAAATCCTTAGAGGAAATAGAACAAGATGCTTATGAAAAGCTAAAGCTTTTAAAGATTGAACATTTGGCTTTAAAGAAAGCTTCGCAAGTTTCTGGTGGTGAAAAACAACGGGTTGCCATTGCAAGAGCGCTTATTAATAATCCATCTATTATTATGGGTGATGAACCTACAGGAAATTTAGACAGTTCTAATGCCGATAATGTGTTTAAAATTTTTAGAGAATTATGCGATAAAGAAAACATGTCTTTGCTAATTGTAACGCATGATGAAGATTTTGCCAAACGAACGGATCGTATTATTATGATGGAGGATGGTAGGATTGTTAGTTAG
- a CDS encoding DUF488 family protein, translated as MNETTIYSIGHGNKKIEDFIKELKTFEVQFLLDIRSKPFSKWNPQFNQNELKFKLEENDIKYVFVGDTLGGLPEDRSCYDYNGKVVYDLIKEKDFFKEGLERLTTANEKHIKLAIMCSESKPEECHRSKLIGQELLKKKISLKHIVSDKLVKSQEVVMAELTKGKGTVDLFGNEIDFTSRKSY; from the coding sequence ATGAACGAGACGACAATATATTCAATAGGACACGGAAACAAAAAGATTGAGGACTTCATCAAGGAACTCAAAACATTTGAAGTACAATTTCTGCTTGACATTCGGTCTAAACCGTTTTCAAAGTGGAATCCACAATTCAATCAAAATGAATTAAAGTTCAAACTTGAAGAAAATGATATTAAATATGTTTTTGTTGGAGACACCTTAGGAGGTCTTCCCGAAGATAGGAGCTGTTATGACTATAATGGAAAAGTTGTTTATGACCTTATTAAAGAAAAAGACTTTTTCAAAGAAGGACTGGAAAGATTGACAACTGCAAATGAAAAGCATATTAAGCTTGCAATTATGTGTAGTGAATCAAAGCCAGAAGAATGCCATAGAAGTAAACTAATTGGTCAAGAATTGCTTAAAAAGAAAATATCCTTGAAACATATAGTTTCTGACAAATTAGTTAAATCACAAGAGGTGGTTATGGCAGAATTAACCAAAGGAAAGGGAACGGTTGACCTTTTTGGTAATGAAATTGACTTCACATCACGAAAATCATATTAA
- a CDS encoding dual OB domain-containing protein, with product MKDIVLILSKTKMNNNQVCVGGLTLSGRYVRLMDENGNNQPENTDLEPKQAWEIEFEERPNNTPPHVEDILVKNRVRKGNLKDGITIKDFIEKRNIPIWSGHPDELFDKFIQWTQSGSGYIDKNGGIPNHSVGFWISDKGLKRKDYQGIRYQYPSINGWRSLKFKGTENPVDVIPAGTLIRVSLARWKAFNEGEQPKCWLQLSGWYDLGESSIEDDDLPF from the coding sequence ATGAAAGACATCGTTTTAATTTTGTCAAAGACAAAAATGAATAATAATCAAGTTTGTGTTGGTGGTTTAACACTAAGCGGTAGGTATGTTAGATTAATGGATGAAAATGGTAATAATCAACCAGAAAATACTGACTTAGAACCAAAACAAGCTTGGGAAATAGAATTTGAAGAGAGACCTAATAATACACCACCTCACGTTGAAGATATTTTAGTTAAAAATAGAGTTCGCAAAGGAAATTTAAAGGATGGTATAACAATCAAAGATTTTATTGAAAAGCGAAACATTCCAATATGGAGTGGTCACCCAGATGAACTATTTGATAAATTTATTCAATGGACTCAAAGTGGAAGTGGCTATATTGATAAAAATGGAGGCATTCCAAACCATAGTGTTGGTTTTTGGATAAGCGACAAAGGTTTAAAGCGAAAAGACTATCAAGGAATTAGGTATCAATATCCTTCAATAAATGGTTGGCGTAGTTTAAAATTTAAAGGAACAGAAAACCCAGTTGATGTTATACCTGCCGGAACTTTAATTCGAGTTTCACTTGCAAGATGGAAAGCTTTTAATGAAGGGGAGCAACCTAAATGTTGGCTTCAACTTTCAGGTTGGTACGACTTAGGAGAAAGTTCAATTGAAGATGACGACTTACCGTTTTAG
- a CDS encoding M48 family metallopeptidase has protein sequence METLTISNLTIDIVRKDIKNMHLAVYPPNGRIRLSAPEKTDSEMMRLFAISKIGWIKKHIKNFAAQPRETAREFITGESHYFQGKRFLLKVIEQEVSPKVEIKGTKNIVLYVKPNTSTDKKGKILKEWHREQMKIQVPEIIAKWEKVIGVQSNDCVIKQMKTKWGSCNIEAKRIWLNLELSKKPVICLEYIIVHELVHLLERNHNDKFVAYMNQFMPKWRMHRDELNALPVAHNDWGY, from the coding sequence ATGGAAACTTTAACTATATCCAATCTTACTATTGATATCGTTCGTAAGGATATTAAAAATATGCATTTAGCGGTTTATCCTCCTAACGGTAGAATTCGATTATCAGCTCCAGAAAAAACGGATAGCGAAATGATGCGTTTGTTTGCTATTTCAAAAATAGGTTGGATTAAAAAACATATTAAAAATTTTGCAGCTCAACCCAGAGAAACTGCACGCGAATTTATAACGGGTGAAAGTCACTATTTTCAAGGTAAAAGATTCTTATTAAAAGTTATTGAACAAGAGGTTTCTCCTAAAGTTGAAATAAAAGGAACCAAAAATATTGTTCTATATGTTAAACCCAATACTTCGACTGATAAAAAAGGGAAAATATTAAAAGAATGGCATAGAGAACAAATGAAAATACAAGTGCCTGAAATTATTGCTAAATGGGAAAAGGTTATTGGGGTACAATCAAATGATTGTGTCATTAAGCAAATGAAAACGAAATGGGGTTCTTGTAATATAGAAGCTAAAAGAATTTGGTTGAATTTAGAATTGTCAAAAAAACCAGTAATTTGTTTAGAGTATATTATTGTACATGAATTAGTTCATTTACTAGAACGTAATCATAATGATAAATTTGTAGCTTATATGAATCAGTTTATGCCTAAATGGAGAATGCATAGAGATGAATTGAATGCTTTACCTGTTGCCCATAATGATTGGGGGTATTGA
- a CDS encoding ABC transporter ATP-binding protein produces the protein MEQISKNINEEDKVEKKPILEIKNLNKKFGNNQVLNGFNLELFEGENIVIMGKSGSGKSVMIKCIIGLLEPDSGSIKVMGQELTDLKQAQFDVVRNEIGFLFQGSALYDSMTVRENLEFPLRHHKDRFETNMDNTALVEEALTNVGLLHAIDLMPSELSGGMKRRVAIARTLILKPKIILYDEPTSGLDPITSKEIIQLIKNIQQQYKTSSVIITHDVDCARVVANRMILLINGKNYIEGNYTQLSQSNDENVKAFFK, from the coding sequence ATGGAACAAATAAGTAAAAACATAAATGAAGAAGATAAAGTTGAAAAAAAACCTATTCTAGAAATAAAAAATTTAAATAAAAAATTTGGCAATAATCAAGTGTTAAATGGTTTTAATTTAGAATTGTTTGAAGGGGAGAACATAGTTATTATGGGAAAATCAGGCTCTGGAAAATCGGTTATGATTAAATGCATAATTGGATTATTAGAACCCGATTCTGGAAGTATAAAAGTAATGGGGCAAGAACTAACAGATTTAAAGCAAGCCCAATTTGATGTCGTGAGAAACGAGATTGGTTTTTTGTTTCAAGGCAGTGCTTTGTATGATTCTATGACAGTTAGAGAAAACTTAGAATTTCCACTAAGACATCACAAAGATCGATTTGAAACAAATATGGATAACACCGCATTGGTAGAAGAAGCCCTAACTAATGTTGGTTTGCTGCATGCTATCGATTTAATGCCTTCCGAACTTTCCGGAGGAATGAAACGTAGAGTTGCCATTGCAAGAACTTTAATCTTAAAACCTAAAATCATTTTATACGATGAACCAACTAGCGGATTAGACCCTATTACATCTAAAGAAATTATTCAATTAATTAAAAACATACAACAACAATATAAAACGTCTTCTGTAATAATTACACACGATGTAGATTGTGCACGAGTTGTGGCCAACCGTATGATTTTGTTAATTAACGGAAAAAATTACATAGAAGGAAATTATACGCAACTAAGTCAATCTAATGATGAAAATGTGAAAGCATTTTTCAAATAA
- a CDS encoding MlaD family protein translates to MKKTASEKFKLGLFVVTGLIFFTVGVYLIGERQNIFGTNILISVEFPNVNGLQKGNNVRYSGINVGTVEEISMLNDSVIKVDLLIETNMISHIKKDAIATIGTDGLVGNMIVSIIPGKGKATSVKAGDFIKSYTKIGADDMLNTLSVTNENAALLTVDLLKITNAINSEKGTLGMLINDSVTSINLKETIVSLKETSYKASKAMDDINTKIAAINLDNSVAGVLVNDKAQAQKMKNIITNLEVSSQNINKTIDSINKTITQIKNGKGAVNYLSTDEEFVKNLNQTIKNLNEGTDKFNQSMEALKHNFLLRGYFKKLEKEEAKDKAKE, encoded by the coding sequence ATGAAAAAAACAGCAAGTGAAAAATTCAAACTAGGACTTTTTGTAGTAACAGGTTTAATATTCTTTACAGTTGGAGTTTACTTAATTGGAGAACGTCAAAATATATTTGGAACAAACATTCTTATAAGTGTTGAGTTCCCAAATGTCAACGGCTTACAAAAAGGAAATAATGTTCGCTATTCAGGAATTAATGTTGGAACTGTTGAAGAAATATCTATGCTAAATGATTCCGTTATCAAGGTAGATTTATTAATAGAAACAAACATGATTTCCCACATTAAAAAAGACGCTATTGCAACCATTGGAACCGATGGTTTAGTAGGAAATATGATTGTTAGTATTATACCAGGAAAAGGGAAAGCAACAAGTGTTAAAGCTGGAGATTTTATTAAATCTTATACAAAAATAGGTGCTGACGATATGCTAAACACTTTAAGTGTTACCAATGAAAATGCGGCATTATTAACAGTTGATTTATTAAAAATTACAAATGCTATTAATAGTGAAAAAGGAACTTTAGGAATGCTTATTAATGATAGTGTAACTTCAATTAATTTAAAAGAAACTATTGTTAGCCTAAAAGAAACCAGTTATAAAGCTTCCAAAGCTATGGATGATATAAATACAAAAATTGCTGCCATAAATCTTGACAATAGTGTAGCTGGTGTTTTAGTAAATGATAAGGCACAAGCCCAAAAAATGAAAAACATCATTACTAATTTAGAAGTTTCAAGTCAAAATATTAATAAAACTATTGATAGTATTAATAAAACCATTACTCAAATTAAAAATGGAAAAGGTGCTGTAAATTATCTTTCTACTGATGAAGAATTTGTCAAAAACTTAAATCAAACCATCAAAAACCTAAACGAAGGCACAGATAAATTCAATCAAAGTATGGAAGCTTTAAAGCACAATTTTTTACTGAGAGGCTATTTTAAAAAGTTAGAAAAAGAGGAAGCAAAAGATAAAGCAAAGGAGTGA
- a CDS encoding DUF488 family protein has product MEFFTIGVYNSTEQEYFKKLTENNIDTFCDIRQRRGVRGSQYAFVNSNRLQQKLNDLDIKYGHIMELAPTSEIRDLQKEADNQKGELKRDRNKLGQVFTIAYKDRILNKFDLDSFIDKLDEVDANRVVLFCVEEKPEACHRSIVTDKLEKLGYKITHL; this is encoded by the coding sequence ATGGAATTTTTTACAATAGGAGTTTATAACTCAACTGAACAAGAATACTTTAAAAAGCTGACAGAAAACAACATTGACACCTTTTGTGACATCAGGCAACGTAGAGGAGTTAGAGGTTCACAATATGCTTTTGTTAATAGTAATAGGCTTCAACAGAAATTGAATGACCTTGATATTAAATACGGTCACATTATGGAACTTGCACCAACAAGCGAAATAAGAGACCTTCAAAAAGAAGCGGACAATCAAAAAGGAGAGTTAAAGCGTGACCGTAACAAATTGGGTCAGGTTTTTACGATTGCCTACAAAGACAGAATTTTAAACAAATTTGATTTGGATTCTTTTATTGACAAGTTAGATGAAGTGGATGCAAATAGAGTAGTTTTATTTTGCGTTGAAGAAAAGCCAGAAGCTTGTCATAGGTCAATAGTGACTGACAAATTGGAAAAACTCGGATATAAAATTACTCACCTATGA
- a CDS encoding ABC transporter permease, with protein sequence MINWAVILTIAKTHLITKIKQTSVAALGVMFGIGAYITLVSFMTGLNTMLDDLMMNQTPHIHIYNEIEPSKEQPIALYDKVASGTTIIHSIKPKLSQKKIHNALPLMKHLNEDSNVKGALPQIKAQIFYIAGSIEIAGNLTGINALEEAKLFNLKDYIVEGSVEALHNNENGILLGIGVAKKMSLHVGDRIQISTIKGDVFPLRIVGLYQSGISDIDAIQSFTNLKTVQRILGEAENYITDINIKLNNIDMALPMAKKIERQFELKAIDINTANAQFETGTTVRNLITYAVSITLLIVAGFGIYNILNMLIYEKMNDIAILKAIGFSGKDVQMIFMSQAMIIGLIGGILGLLLGFGLSLGISHIPFETEALPTVKTYPINFNPWFYGIGIVFALISTFFAGYLPAQKAKKIDPVKIIRGQ encoded by the coding sequence ATGATTAATTGGGCTGTTATTTTAACGATTGCTAAAACGCATTTAATTACTAAAATTAAACAGACTTCTGTGGCTGCACTTGGCGTAATGTTTGGGATAGGTGCTTATATTACCTTAGTTAGTTTTATGACGGGTTTAAATACTATGTTAGATGACTTAATGATGAACCAAACGCCTCATATTCATATTTATAACGAAATAGAACCTTCTAAGGAACAACCTATCGCTTTGTATGACAAAGTTGCAAGCGGTACAACTATTATTCATTCTATTAAACCCAAACTGAGTCAGAAAAAAATTCACAATGCTTTGCCTTTAATGAAGCATTTGAATGAAGATAGCAATGTAAAAGGTGCTCTTCCGCAAATAAAGGCGCAAATATTTTATATTGCAGGTTCTATAGAAATTGCAGGTAACTTAACTGGAATTAACGCTTTAGAGGAAGCTAAGTTATTCAACTTAAAAGATTATATTGTTGAAGGTTCGGTTGAAGCTTTACACAATAATGAAAACGGAATTTTGCTGGGCATTGGAGTAGCTAAAAAAATGTCACTTCATGTGGGTGATCGAATTCAGATTAGTACGATTAAAGGAGATGTTTTTCCGCTTAGAATTGTAGGATTATATCAAAGTGGTATTTCTGACATAGATGCTATTCAAAGTTTTACCAATCTTAAAACCGTTCAACGCATCTTAGGTGAAGCAGAAAATTATATTACAGATATCAATATTAAACTAAACAATATTGATATGGCTTTACCCATGGCTAAAAAAATAGAACGTCAATTTGAACTCAAAGCCATAGACATTAACACCGCAAATGCTCAATTTGAAACAGGAACGACCGTAAGAAACTTAATTACCTATGCCGTTTCCATAACTTTATTAATAGTAGCTGGCTTTGGTATTTACAATATTTTGAATATGCTTATTTATGAAAAGATGAACGATATTGCGATATTGAAAGCCATAGGTTTTTCAGGTAAAGATGTGCAAATGATATTTATGAGTCAGGCCATGATAATTGGTTTAATAGGTGGAATCTTAGGGCTCCTCTTGGGGTTTGGATTATCTTTAGGCATAAGTCATATTCCGTTTGAAACAGAAGCTTTACCTACGGTGAAAACCTATCCTATTAATTTTAATCCGTGGTTTTATGGTATCGGAATTGTGTTTGCATTAATCTCCACGTTTTTTGCTGGGTATTTACCTGCTCAAAAAGCTAAAAAAATAGATCCAGTAAAAATTATAAGAGGACAATAA
- a CDS encoding type I restriction endonuclease subunit R translates to MNNIGKSERETQNRIVALFKNELDYDYLGNWEDQQRTQPVEENLLLDFLIHTQGYSELVAKKAVQELVKAATNLTSGLYDANKEVYKLLRYGVSVREELGELKERAWFINWKEPFKNHFAFAEEVTVLGKHSKRPDIVIYVNGIALGVLELKRSKVGVSEGIRQNLDNQKALFIEKFFTTMQYVFAGNDTQGLRYGTIETTEKYYLQWKEESDKTFDYTLDKHLYLMCQKERFLELIHDFIVFDKGTKKLCRPNQFFGIKAAHTNVRTKQGGIIWHTQGSGKSLTMVWLTKWIRENVDNSRILIITDREELDDQIEKLFIGVDESIYRTKSGKDLISTLNSTSPWLIGSLVHKFGRNSEEGDFEGYIEDLKKHLSVDFKAKGNIYVFVDECHRTQSGKLHDAMKLLLPDALFIGFTGTPLLKKDKQKSIEVFGPYIGDPYKFDEAVADGVVLDLLYEARDVEQFVTDQQSIDQWFDAETKGLTDAAKVDLKRKWGTMQKVLGSKSRLEKIVFDIIKDFKIKPRISTGEGNAMLVSSSVYNACKYYELFQNAGFKECAIITSYNPHHGDIKGEETGEGTPTEKLLKYEVYQKMLNGKSTEEFEQNAKTQFIKEPNKMKLLIVVDKLLTGFDAPSATYLFIDKSMQDHGLFQAICRVNRVDDDGKDYGYIVDYKDLFHSLKKSITDYTSGAFDEYDLDDVKGLLSDRYEVSKERLENALETVIALCEPVHPQDEPHFIRYFCGNTEIASDIKDTEERRVTLYKSVVSLIRAYANVANEMHKMGYTEEEAEKIKVQVQFYSDIRETIKRASGDYVDLKQFEPGMRQLMDMYLDAKSSQKISDFENKSLVDLILHVSEPTEESYGNKKHQEAVAETIENNVRKVIIEESQTNPKYYEKMSRLLDELIRQRKEEVIAYKEYLDKIRALAGDVSSPMTTTDYPTSLNSNAKRALFDNLEGNEILALALDNVIKTNKLDGWRDGGIKEKKLKIAINEIIKDDETTALIMEIVKAQNEY, encoded by the coding sequence ATGAATAACATAGGTAAATCAGAACGTGAAACCCAAAACCGTATAGTTGCACTTTTTAAAAATGAGTTAGACTATGATTATTTAGGCAATTGGGAAGACCAACAAAGAACGCAACCTGTTGAAGAAAACTTGTTGTTGGATTTTTTAATCCATACGCAAGGTTATTCTGAGCTTGTTGCAAAAAAAGCAGTTCAAGAACTTGTAAAAGCGGCTACTAACTTAACCAGTGGTTTGTATGATGCCAATAAAGAAGTTTATAAACTGTTGCGTTATGGGGTTTCGGTGCGTGAAGAATTGGGAGAGTTAAAAGAACGTGCTTGGTTTATCAATTGGAAGGAGCCTTTTAAGAATCATTTTGCTTTTGCAGAAGAAGTTACCGTTTTAGGGAAACATTCTAAGCGTCCTGATATCGTTATTTATGTTAATGGTATTGCTCTAGGTGTTTTAGAGTTAAAGCGTAGTAAAGTGGGTGTTAGTGAGGGTATTCGTCAAAACTTAGACAATCAAAAAGCTCTTTTCATTGAAAAGTTTTTTACCACAATGCAATATGTATTTGCAGGAAATGATACACAAGGTTTACGTTATGGAACTATTGAAACTACTGAAAAATACTATTTACAATGGAAAGAAGAGTCTGATAAAACTTTTGATTACACCTTAGACAAACATTTGTATTTAATGTGTCAAAAAGAACGTTTTTTAGAATTGATACATGATTTTATAGTATTTGATAAAGGAACTAAAAAACTATGTCGTCCTAATCAATTTTTTGGTATTAAAGCAGCTCATACTAATGTACGAACCAAACAAGGAGGAATTATTTGGCATACACAAGGAAGTGGAAAGAGTTTGACCATGGTATGGCTAACCAAATGGATTAGAGAAAATGTAGATAATAGTCGTATTTTAATCATAACAGATCGAGAGGAATTAGACGACCAAATTGAAAAGTTATTTATTGGTGTTGATGAGAGTATTTATAGAACTAAAAGCGGTAAAGATTTAATAAGTACTTTAAATAGTACTAGTCCTTGGCTGATTGGAAGTTTGGTACATAAGTTTGGTAGAAATTCTGAAGAAGGAGATTTTGAAGGCTATATTGAGGATTTAAAAAAACATTTGAGTGTTGATTTTAAAGCCAAAGGAAATATTTATGTCTTTGTAGATGAATGTCATAGAACGCAATCGGGAAAATTGCATGATGCGATGAAACTATTATTACCTGATGCCTTATTTATTGGTTTTACAGGTACTCCCCTATTGAAAAAAGATAAACAGAAAAGTATAGAGGTTTTTGGCCCTTATATTGGGGATCCTTATAAGTTTGATGAAGCAGTAGCAGATGGTGTGGTTTTGGACTTATTGTATGAAGCACGAGATGTGGAACAGTTTGTAACCGACCAACAAAGTATTGACCAATGGTTTGATGCTGAAACGAAAGGATTGACTGATGCTGCCAAGGTAGATTTAAAAAGAAAATGGGGAACCATGCAAAAGGTATTGGGTTCTAAATCGCGTTTAGAAAAAATAGTTTTTGACATTATTAAAGACTTTAAAATAAAACCGAGAATTTCAACAGGTGAGGGAAATGCCATGTTGGTTTCTAGTAGTGTTTACAATGCTTGTAAATATTATGAATTATTTCAAAATGCAGGATTTAAAGAGTGTGCTATTATTACTTCTTACAATCCACATCATGGAGATATTAAAGGAGAGGAAACAGGAGAAGGCACTCCTACAGAGAAGCTTTTGAAATATGAAGTGTATCAAAAAATGTTGAATGGTAAATCTACTGAAGAGTTTGAACAAAATGCCAAAACGCAATTCATCAAAGAACCAAATAAAATGAAATTGTTGATTGTGGTAGATAAACTATTAACTGGTTTTGATGCTCCTTCAGCTACTTATTTGTTTATAGATAAATCGATGCAAGACCATGGTTTATTTCAAGCCATTTGTAGAGTAAATCGTGTAGATGATGATGGTAAAGATTATGGCTATATTGTTGATTATAAAGATTTATTTCATAGTTTAAAAAAATCAATTACCGATTATACTTCTGGGGCTTTTGATGAATATGATTTAGATGATGTAAAAGGATTGCTTTCTGATCGATATGAAGTTAGCAAAGAACGATTAGAAAACGCTTTGGAAACCGTTATTGCTTTATGCGAACCTGTACACCCACAAGACGAGCCTCATTTTATCAGATACTTTTGTGGTAATACTGAAATTGCAAGTGATATTAAAGATACAGAAGAAAGGAGAGTTACTTTGTACAAATCGGTTGTATCATTAATTAGAGCTTATGCAAATGTGGCTAATGAAATGCATAAAATGGGATATACTGAAGAAGAGGCGGAAAAAATAAAAGTACAAGTTCAATTTTATTCAGACATTAGAGAAACTATAAAAAGAGCCAGTGGTGATTATGTAGATTTGAAACAATTTGAACCTGGAATGCGTCAGTTAATGGATATGTATTTAGATGCTAAAAGCAGTCAAAAAATATCAGATTTTGAAAACAAGTCATTAGTTGATTTAATCTTACATGTTAGTGAACCAACAGAAGAGTCTTATGGTAATAAAAAACATCAAGAGGCAGTTGCTGAAACCATAGAAAATAATGTTAGAAAAGTAATTATTGAAGAAAGTCAAACCAATCCGAAGTATTATGAAAAAATGTCTAGACTATTAGATGAACTCATAAGACAACGAAAAGAAGAAGTTATTGCCTATAAAGAATATTTAGATAAGATTAGAGCATTAGCTGGTGATGTTTCTAGTCCTATGACTACTACGGATTATCCAACTTCATTAAACTCTAATGCCAAAAGAGCTTTGTTTGATAATCTTGAAGGTAATGAAATACTAGCTTTAGCCTTAGATAATGTTATAAAGACTAATAAATTAGATGGTTGGCGTGATGGTGGAATTAAAGAAAAAAAGTTAAAAATTGCTATTAATGAAATTATCAAAGATGACGAGACAACTGCTCTGATTATGGAAATAGTAAAAGCACAAAATGAATATTAA
- a CDS encoding efflux RND transporter periplasmic adaptor subunit, which translates to MRKLILLFIFSLLFVSCKKEKPIMPQRINMTESIYSSVIIQPDSLYEVYAVISGILEQTFVEEGDVVMNNEALFKVTNTAPELNAQNAKLALDLATDNYSGGITVLQSIKDEINAAQLKFKNDSINYFRQKNLWDQKIGSKIEFDTKKLNYDLAKNNLITLQSKLNRTKNELYIQVKQAKNNYNSTLVATKDYTIKSSINGKVYAIHKNLGELITTSTSIATLGSDGSFIIEMLVDEVDIVKVIIGQQVVLNLDAYKGDVFTAKVTKILPKKDERNQTFKVEAVFDMQPKVLYPGLSGEANIVIDQRKNVLTIPLDYLIDDDKVKTADGLVTIKTGLRNMEYVEILSGITETTLLYKADK; encoded by the coding sequence ATGCGAAAGCTCATCCTATTGTTTATATTTAGTTTGTTGTTTGTTTCTTGTAAAAAGGAGAAGCCTATTATGCCTCAACGCATTAACATGACCGAATCTATATACAGTTCGGTTATTATACAACCTGATAGTTTGTATGAAGTATATGCTGTTATATCGGGGATACTTGAACAAACTTTTGTTGAAGAAGGCGATGTGGTGATGAACAATGAAGCCTTGTTTAAGGTTACTAATACAGCTCCTGAGTTGAATGCACAAAATGCTAAGTTGGCTTTGGATTTAGCTACTGATAATTATAGTGGTGGCATTACGGTATTGCAAAGTATTAAGGACGAAATTAATGCTGCACAATTAAAATTTAAAAATGATTCTATTAACTATTTTAGACAGAAGAATCTTTGGGACCAAAAAATAGGTTCCAAAATAGAATTTGATACTAAAAAGTTGAATTACGATTTAGCTAAAAATAATTTGATTACCCTACAAAGTAAGTTGAATCGTACTAAGAATGAATTGTATATTCAAGTAAAACAGGCTAAGAATAATTACAATAGTACACTAGTTGCTACTAAAGATTATACGATTAAAAGCAGTATTAACGGAAAGGTGTATGCTATTCATAAAAATTTAGGCGAACTTATTACTACCTCAACTTCGATAGCGACTTTAGGAAGTGATGGTTCATTTATTATAGAAATGCTGGTAGATGAAGTAGATATTGTAAAGGTTATAATAGGCCAACAGGTTGTGCTTAATTTAGATGCTTATAAAGGTGACGTTTTTACTGCTAAAGTGACTAAGATATTACCCAAAAAAGATGAACGTAATCAAACTTTTAAGGTAGAAGCTGTTTTTGATATGCAACCCAAAGTTTTGTATCCGGGGTTATCTGGTGAGGCAAATATAGTTATTGACCAACGTAAAAATGTGCTGACTATTCCTTTGGATTATTTAATAGATGATGATAAAGTAAAAACGGCTGACGGTTTAGTGACTATAAAAACGGGGCTGCGAAATATGGAATATGTAGAAATATTGTCTGGAATTACTGAAACCACATTACTTTATAAAGCTGACAAATGA